The Impatiens glandulifera chromosome 3, dImpGla2.1, whole genome shotgun sequence genome contains a region encoding:
- the LOC124932196 gene encoding flavonoid 3'-monooxygenase-like: MALLISFIFILSLIWCTSFLLKKFSRNAQKKQSLSLPPGPMGLPLFGNLPFLNPELHSHFTTLAMTYGPIFSLRLGNKNAVIISTPSLAQEVLKDKDIIFANREVPIAGKLGFYGGSDILWSPCGPEWRMLRKICVDEMLSRSKVDSFYHIRQREVRKMVNSLWVRRMSQVDVGEEMFMMVLNSISTIMWGECGNEMMERNLGTEFRLFVEEFLMLLGVPNISDFIPSLAYFDLQGIEKKMKRLVKRIDNVFELMINERKREDDNNKKDFLQGLLNLKKEGGDAKTPLTESHLKSLLMDMVIGGTGTTTNMMEFMLAEMMNNPQIMKKAQQELEVVVGANNIVEESHIQKLPYLYAVMKETLRLHPLVPLLVPHCPSESCTIGGYTILKGTHVFINVWAIHRDPSFWENPLKFNPERFMKSKLNYSGNDFNYLPFGSGRRICVGIEMAERMFLYLLASLVHSFEWKVSNGEKLDLEEKFGLALKKKTPHMAIPTPRLLSQALYE, from the exons TGAGCTTAATATGGTGCACATCATTTCTACTTAAAAAGTTCTCAAGAAATGCTCAAAAGAAACAATCGTTGTCGCTGCCTCCAGGACCAATGGGGTTACCCCTTTTTGGGAACCTCCCTTTCCTAAATCCGGAGCTTCACTCACACTTCACTACCTTGGCCATGACCTATGGCCCAATCTTCTCCCTCCGACTCGGAAACAAGAACGCAGTTATAATCTCTACTCCCTCGCTGGCACAAGAAGTTCTAAAAGATAAGGACATCATCTTTGCCAACCGAGAAGTCCCTATTGCCGGTAAACTTGGGTTCTATGGCGGTTCTGACATTTTGTGGAGCCCTTGCGGACCTGAATGGCGAATGCTAAGGAAAATATGCGTCGATGAGATGCTTAGCAGATCGAAGGTGGATTCATTCTATCATATCCGGCAAAGGGAGGTTCGAAAGATGGTCAATAGCCTTTGGGTCCGGAGGATGTCGCAGGTGGATGTTGGGGAAGAGATGTTCATGATGGTGTTGAATTCAATAAGCACCATAATGTGGGGAGAATGTGGAAATGAGATGATGGAAAGGAATCTAGGGACTGAGTTCCGTCTCTTTGTGGAAGAGTTCTTAATGCTGTTGGGAGTACCAAATATATCAGATTTCATTCCAAGTCTAGCATATTTTGACTTGCAAGGTATAGAGAAAAAGATGAAGAGATTGGTGAAGAGAATTGATAATGTTTTTGAACTGATGATCAATGAACGAAAGAGAGAGGATGATAATAATAAGAAGGATTTTCTGCAAGGTCTATTGAATTTGAAGAAAGAAGGAGGGGATGCTAAAACGCCTCTAACTGAATCTCATCTTAAATCGCTTTTAATG GATATGGTTATTGGAGGGACAGGTACAACAACAAACATGATGGAATTCATGTTGGCTGAGATGATGAACAACCCTCAAATAATGAAGAAAGCACAACAAGAATTAGAAGTTGTGGTTGGCGCAAACAATATAGTTGAGGAATCACACATTCAGAAATTACCTTATTTGTATGCAGTCATGAAAGAGACCCTCCGCTTACACCCTCTTGTGCCCCTTCTTGTACCACACTGCCCTAGCGAGTCTTGCACCATCGGTGGGTACACCATCCTCAAGGGTACTCATGTTTTCATTAATGTGTGGGCCATACATCGAGACCCTTCGTTTTGGGAGAATCCACTTAAGTTTAATCCTGAAAGGTTTATGAAGTCTAAGTTGAACTATAGTGGAAATGACTTTAACTACTTACCATTTGGCTCAGGTAGAAGAATATGTGTGGGCATTGAAATGGCAGAAAGAATGTTTTTGTACTTGTTGGCTTCACTAGTCCACTCGTTCGAGTGGAAAGTGTCTAACGGAGAGAAGTTAGACTTAGAAGAAAAGTTTGGACTTGCACTAAAGAAGAAAACCCCTCATATGGCAATACCAACACCTAGGCTATTGAGTCAAGCTTTATATGAGTAG